A DNA window from Sphingopyxis sp. CCNWLW2 contains the following coding sequences:
- the tnpC gene encoding IS66 family transposase yields MSEPASSRIDKDARIAELEAALAARDTLIDTLRHQLAQLRRMTFGQSSEKLELALEELEGEAEVADSRTADRTPVQRPAPVRALPDHLPRAERRIEPEAGNCTCPDCGGALRPLGQDSDEQLNVAPVQWRAIRTVRPKYSCRACDKIVQAPAKAIARGKASFATLAHVVVHKFDHHLPLYRQAEMMAAQGIDIDRSTLAGWAGQAAHLLDPIVSRIREEGLKAAKLHTDDTPVPMLVPGKGRTAQARFWAYVVDDRASGAAIPALAWYRFTPDRSGIPQRELKAFTGLLQADGYAGYDKLYQGNRVQEVACWAHFRRKIFECHQTSPTPLTTDLLTHISGLYRIEEDVRGQPPDVRRRHRQEQAMPQIDALRGVIDDALRRLSPKSAMAKALLYGRKCWDALTRYIDEGIVEIDNNIAERAIRSIAIGRKNWLFAGSKAGGERAAAIYSVIETAKLNGVEPQAYIADVMQRIADDWPASRWDELMPWRWKPTGKELVSMAA; encoded by the coding sequence GTGTCGGAACCAGCCTCTTCCCGCATCGACAAGGACGCTCGGATCGCCGAGCTAGAAGCCGCTCTCGCGGCCCGCGACACGCTGATCGATACCCTCCGTCACCAGCTCGCGCAGCTTCGCCGCATGACCTTCGGCCAGTCGTCGGAGAAGCTCGAGCTCGCCCTCGAGGAGCTCGAAGGCGAAGCCGAGGTTGCGGACAGCCGTACCGCCGACAGGACGCCCGTCCAGCGACCCGCGCCGGTGCGCGCGCTGCCCGATCATCTGCCGCGCGCCGAACGACGGATCGAGCCCGAGGCCGGCAACTGCACCTGTCCCGATTGCGGCGGCGCGCTGCGCCCGCTCGGGCAGGACAGCGACGAGCAGCTCAACGTCGCCCCGGTCCAGTGGCGCGCCATTCGAACCGTGCGGCCCAAGTATAGCTGCCGCGCCTGCGACAAGATCGTCCAGGCGCCGGCGAAGGCCATTGCACGCGGCAAGGCCAGCTTTGCCACGCTCGCCCATGTCGTCGTCCACAAGTTCGATCATCATCTCCCGCTTTACCGCCAGGCAGAGATGATGGCGGCGCAGGGCATCGACATCGATCGCTCGACCCTCGCCGGCTGGGCCGGCCAGGCCGCGCACCTGCTCGACCCCATCGTCAGCCGGATCCGCGAGGAAGGACTGAAGGCCGCCAAGCTGCACACCGACGACACGCCGGTGCCGATGCTCGTACCCGGCAAGGGCCGCACCGCGCAGGCGCGGTTCTGGGCCTATGTCGTCGATGACCGTGCATCGGGCGCCGCCATCCCAGCGCTCGCCTGGTATCGGTTCACGCCCGATCGCAGCGGCATCCCACAGCGCGAGCTCAAGGCATTCACCGGCCTTCTCCAGGCCGACGGTTATGCCGGATACGATAAGCTCTACCAGGGCAATCGCGTCCAGGAGGTCGCCTGCTGGGCCCACTTCCGGCGCAAGATCTTCGAGTGCCACCAGACAAGCCCGACCCCGCTCACCACGGATCTTCTGACACACATCTCCGGACTTTACCGGATCGAAGAGGACGTCCGCGGCCAGCCGCCTGATGTCCGGCGCCGACACCGGCAAGAGCAAGCAATGCCACAGATCGACGCGCTTCGCGGCGTGATCGACGACGCCCTGCGCCGCCTGTCGCCCAAGTCAGCGATGGCGAAGGCGCTCCTCTACGGCCGCAAGTGCTGGGACGCGCTGACCCGCTACATCGACGAGGGCATCGTGGAGATCGACAACAATATCGCCGAGCGCGCCATCCGATCGATCGCGATCGGGCGCAAGAACTGGCTGTTCGCCGGATCAAAGGCCGGCGGCGAACGCGCCGCCGCCATCTACTCCGTCATCGAGACCGCCAAGCTCAATGGCGTCGAGCCGCAGGCCTATATCGCCGATGTCATGCAGCGCATTGCCGACGATTGGCCTGCCTCGCGATGGGACGAGCTGATGCCGTGGAGATGGAAGCCGACCGGCAAAGAGTTGGTCTCGATGGCGGCGTAG
- a CDS encoding GNAT family N-acetyltransferase, which yields MVEQTRTQEHVPQLAVEGPEDFATIRSAHFNDIEMLNSIGISLYLTNFGEYWTEAGLRAFAEKQFDPDEIARDMETGSASFYIVESGGAAIGFAKTKPSQLLPGSKLTGTLLEKLYLQPTHTGKGIGQFVLAFLLEQAREKQAQLIWLDVLKPNHRAQRAYEKSGFRIVGEVPFDTDIQKIGFYVMALEL from the coding sequence ATGGTGGAGCAAACCAGAACTCAAGAGCACGTACCTCAGCTAGCTGTCGAAGGCCCCGAAGATTTTGCAACCATTCGCTCGGCCCATTTCAATGACATAGAGATGCTGAATTCAATCGGAATCAGCTTGTATCTTACTAATTTTGGGGAATACTGGACTGAGGCCGGTCTACGCGCTTTCGCCGAGAAGCAATTCGATCCAGATGAAATTGCGCGCGACATGGAAACCGGATCGGCGAGCTTTTATATCGTCGAGTCCGGAGGGGCCGCCATCGGTTTTGCGAAGACCAAGCCATCGCAGTTGCTGCCGGGTTCCAAATTGACAGGCACACTACTTGAAAAGCTATATCTTCAGCCGACGCATACCGGAAAGGGGATCGGTCAGTTCGTGCTCGCATTCCTTTTGGAACAAGCCAGGGAGAAACAGGCTCAGTTGATCTGGTTGGACGTTTTGAAACCAAATCATAGGGCCCAACGAGCATATGAAAAGAGTGGATTCCGAATAGTCGGTGAAGTGCCGTTCGACACCGATATTCAGAAAATCGGGTTTTATGTGATGGCCCTGGAGTTATAG
- a CDS encoding peptidase M61 has product MAVSAAVCASAASPVGGTAGEAERLPSLSVGLKPIVAADGEADEVEATISIAARSIEAGSPVVQLPLVSGNVLTAATTLAGLDARDDLGSLSLAAEDRGDDASGFRVWSARRAVRGTLVLKYRVPAAGLTGVRGAGTPVEMRADDNAVSGSASTFLLLPPGADAFRFSLKWDLSAFPAGSKALSSFGPGDVAPRNGVGLEAIRSSFFMAGRIGTFPSPGGAKGFNAAWQGSLPVPGEPLMQWTQSLYDHYSQLYKRSPEEPYSVFVRYNPLNGGGGVGQYRSFVLTYKDEWPANEDEWLKFVLAHEMYHTFQPQIEAAPGTMSGSWFNEGTAVFYGWTLPHRFGLSGSDYLLSQVNMSAMRYYTSIKAHLSNDEVAKNFWADTRIRMLAYDRGAFYFALVDQAIRKRSAGKRSLDDLMLVLKEREKAKGTLTAADWESVVSAELGAAAVTDFRDMLAGKLQLPGGDVFGPCFRRTSKMLRRYELGFDPEVLVEKDRIVRGLVAGSEAEKAGLRNGDRLVRPVPQDFAASSQTFKLTYPVRRGSEELTISYLPRGEAVATPQWERDPDAPAATCRQ; this is encoded by the coding sequence ATGGCCGTCTCCGCGGCGGTCTGCGCTTCGGCGGCGAGCCCGGTGGGAGGCACGGCAGGGGAGGCGGAACGCCTGCCTTCCCTGTCGGTGGGCCTGAAGCCGATTGTTGCTGCCGACGGTGAGGCCGACGAAGTCGAAGCCACGATCAGCATCGCGGCACGTTCGATCGAGGCCGGTTCGCCTGTCGTCCAGCTTCCGCTGGTTTCGGGAAATGTTCTGACCGCCGCCACGACGCTGGCGGGGCTCGATGCGCGCGATGACCTTGGATCTCTCTCTCTTGCCGCAGAAGACAGGGGCGACGACGCGTCCGGATTTCGCGTCTGGTCCGCGCGCCGCGCGGTGCGCGGAACGCTCGTCCTCAAGTATCGCGTCCCGGCGGCCGGCCTGACGGGAGTGAGGGGAGCGGGAACGCCGGTCGAAATGCGCGCGGACGATAACGCCGTTTCGGGAAGCGCATCGACATTCCTGTTGCTTCCTCCGGGGGCCGACGCCTTTCGCTTCTCCCTCAAGTGGGACCTTTCGGCGTTCCCGGCCGGCAGCAAGGCGCTGAGCAGTTTCGGCCCCGGCGATGTCGCGCCTCGCAATGGCGTCGGTCTCGAGGCAATCCGCTCATCCTTCTTCATGGCGGGGCGGATCGGAACCTTCCCGTCGCCCGGAGGCGCCAAGGGCTTCAATGCCGCCTGGCAGGGATCGCTGCCGGTGCCCGGCGAACCGCTCATGCAGTGGACGCAATCGCTCTACGACCATTACAGCCAGCTCTACAAGCGCTCGCCCGAGGAGCCCTATTCCGTATTCGTAAGATATAATCCGCTGAACGGCGGGGGCGGCGTCGGCCAGTATCGATCGTTCGTTCTGACCTACAAGGACGAGTGGCCGGCCAATGAGGACGAGTGGCTGAAATTTGTCCTTGCCCATGAAATGTACCATACGTTTCAACCGCAGATCGAGGCCGCGCCCGGGACGATGAGCGGGTCCTGGTTCAACGAAGGAACCGCCGTCTTCTATGGCTGGACGCTTCCGCACCGCTTCGGGTTGAGCGGTTCCGACTATCTGCTGTCGCAGGTGAACATGTCGGCGATGCGCTATTACACCAGCATCAAGGCGCATCTGTCGAACGACGAGGTTGCGAAGAATTTCTGGGCCGATACGCGTATCCGCATGCTCGCCTATGATCGCGGCGCCTTCTATTTCGCGCTGGTTGACCAGGCTATTCGCAAGCGGTCGGCGGGCAAGCGTTCGCTCGACGATCTCATGCTCGTGCTGAAAGAGCGCGAGAAGGCGAAGGGCACGCTCACCGCCGCCGACTGGGAAAGCGTGGTTTCCGCAGAACTCGGCGCCGCCGCGGTGACCGATTTCCGGGATATGCTGGCCGGGAAACTGCAACTGCCCGGCGGCGATGTCTTCGGCCCCTGTTTCAGGCGGACCTCGAAGATGCTCCGGCGCTACGAACTGGGCTTCGATCCCGAAGTGCTGGTCGAGAAGGACCGGATCGTTCGGGGGCTGGTAGCCGGATCGGAAGCCGAGAAGGCTGGATTGCGCAACGGCGACCGGCTCGTGAGGCCCGTCCCGCAGGACTTCGCGGCGAGCAGTCAGACCTTCAAGCTGACCTACCCCGTACGCCGCGGCTCGGAGGAGCTCACCATTTCCTATCTGCCCCGCGGCGAGGCGGTCGCCACACCGCAATGGGAGCGTGATCCGGATGCGCCCGCCGCGACGTGCCGCCAGTGA
- a CDS encoding TonB-dependent receptor, translating to MTRMIKGRLHLSLGAAVVALTAVPASAQTARNDALPEDIVVTASKRSEPLQQVPSAVSAVSGEALEQAGAGRLNEILSSTPGATLKPTGYPGRNSLVLRGISSGSSQAGSSVGIYIDDTPVGSSTVFSVGALLTPDIDPYDLERVEILRGPQGTLYGANTLGGLLKFVTRAPNLEEAEAGGRAQASVTKGDESYLLGGRINLPVVEGKLAIRASGSYRRDAGWIDNVGRGKKDVNDIRTTSGRVAALFQPTDALSFKLNYLYQNISADGAGYTTIDRNAKPVFGDLTQQALVDEPTRSRFHIVSGTVSYDIGSLNLSSITSYAYSRNLYRRDSSPDFQPLLGTTDPLTFDARSTTKKFTEEVRLASDADKPLSFVIGGFYTHEDSGYLQSLSVTDANGVVSSTSPFARALRNNQLSDYREYAAFGNITYIVSPLLDITLGARYSKNEQDVQFRRSGVFGNPSNPNGTSVVDNHSSDKVTTYLANARLHFAPSKMLYVRVASGYRPGGPRNFPPVAIPPGLASQFLPDRVWNYEAGLKTQWANGAVTVNLAAFRIDWDDIQLTQLVSGFNLLSNGGRARSEGVELEAVLRPTAGFVVRYNAGYTKARLIDAAPALSAQAGDPIPYVPKWAMGIDASYNFAVSGNWDANVGVNLQMQDKRVSGFALDTQRLTLPAYETIDLRAGLTSANGLEINFFVRNLGDTRGILNSEEAGDFFRAAITQPRTFGVGINKTF from the coding sequence ATGACTCGTATGATCAAGGGCCGTCTTCACCTGAGCCTGGGCGCAGCCGTCGTCGCATTGACCGCCGTGCCGGCATCGGCCCAGACGGCGAGAAACGATGCGCTGCCCGAGGATATCGTCGTGACCGCGAGCAAGCGCTCGGAGCCGCTGCAGCAGGTCCCGAGCGCCGTCTCGGCAGTCTCCGGTGAAGCTCTGGAGCAGGCGGGGGCTGGCCGGCTTAACGAGATTTTGAGCAGCACGCCCGGCGCCACGCTCAAGCCGACCGGTTACCCGGGCCGCAATTCGCTTGTGTTGCGCGGTATCAGCTCCGGGTCGAGCCAGGCTGGGTCGAGCGTTGGCATCTATATCGACGACACGCCCGTGGGTTCCTCGACCGTTTTCTCGGTCGGCGCGCTCCTCACGCCCGATATCGACCCCTATGACCTTGAGCGCGTCGAAATCCTGCGCGGTCCGCAGGGCACGCTCTATGGCGCCAACACGCTTGGTGGCCTCCTCAAGTTCGTCACCCGGGCGCCGAACCTCGAAGAGGCGGAGGCTGGCGGTCGCGCCCAGGCTTCGGTGACCAAGGGAGACGAATCCTATCTGCTTGGCGGCCGCATCAACCTACCGGTCGTCGAGGGCAAGCTCGCTATCCGGGCATCGGGCAGCTACCGCCGCGATGCGGGCTGGATCGACAATGTCGGCCGCGGCAAGAAGGACGTCAACGATATCCGGACCACGAGCGGGCGCGTGGCGGCCTTGTTCCAGCCGACCGATGCACTCTCGTTCAAGCTGAATTACCTGTACCAGAATATCAGCGCCGACGGCGCGGGTTACACCACGATCGACCGGAATGCGAAGCCGGTTTTCGGCGATCTCACCCAACAGGCGCTGGTCGACGAGCCCACCAGGTCGCGGTTCCATATCGTCTCCGGGACGGTGTCGTACGACATCGGATCGCTGAACCTGTCCTCGATTACCAGCTACGCCTATTCGCGTAATCTTTATCGCCGTGACTCCTCGCCGGATTTCCAGCCGCTCCTGGGCACCACCGATCCGCTGACGTTCGATGCCAGGTCGACGACGAAGAAGTTCACAGAGGAGGTGAGGCTCGCCTCCGACGCCGACAAGCCGCTCAGCTTCGTCATCGGGGGCTTCTATACGCACGAGGACAGCGGCTATCTCCAAAGCTTGAGCGTCACCGATGCCAATGGCGTCGTGTCGTCGACGTCGCCCTTCGCGCGGGCCCTGCGGAACAATCAGCTCTCCGACTACCGGGAATATGCCGCATTCGGCAACATCACCTACATCGTCTCTCCGCTCCTCGATATCACGCTCGGGGCGCGCTACAGCAAGAATGAGCAGGATGTGCAGTTCCGCCGTTCGGGCGTTTTCGGCAACCCGTCCAACCCGAACGGAACGAGCGTCGTCGATAATCATTCGTCCGACAAGGTGACGACCTATCTCGCCAATGCACGGCTTCACTTCGCGCCGAGCAAGATGCTCTATGTGCGTGTCGCCAGCGGATATCGTCCAGGCGGCCCGCGTAATTTCCCGCCGGTGGCGATCCCCCCGGGTCTGGCCTCGCAGTTCCTTCCCGATCGCGTCTGGAATTATGAAGCGGGTCTGAAGACGCAGTGGGCGAATGGTGCGGTTACCGTCAATCTCGCTGCGTTCCGGATCGACTGGGACGATATCCAGCTGACCCAGCTCGTATCGGGCTTCAATCTCCTTTCCAACGGCGGACGGGCGCGCAGCGAGGGTGTCGAACTCGAGGCGGTGCTGCGCCCGACCGCGGGCTTTGTCGTCCGTTACAATGCCGGCTACACAAAGGCACGGCTGATCGACGCGGCCCCGGCGCTCAGCGCCCAGGCCGGCGATCCTATTCCCTATGTCCCGAAATGGGCGATGGGCATCGACGCGAGTTATAATTTCGCCGTTTCCGGCAATTGGGACGCGAATGTCGGCGTGAACTTGCAGATGCAGGACAAGCGCGTCAGCGGCTTTGCTCTCGATACGCAGCGGCTCACGCTGCCAGCCTATGAAACCATCGACCTTCGAGCCGGCCTCACCTCCGCGAACGGGTTGGAGATCAATTTCTTCGTCCGCAACCTGGGAGATACCAGGGGCATCCTCAATTCCGAGGAAGCAGGCGATTTCTTCCGTGCCGCCATCACCCAGCCGCGTACATTCGGCGTGGGCATCAACAAGACGTTCTAA
- a CDS encoding MFS transporter, translating to MKAIAAKVLPFGVKLGWAIGEFAIACHMAIVSIFLLFYLTDVQHIPAALAGTLLLVPRIWNIITDPLMGAISDRVKTRWGRRRPFLLAGSVLWGASFAALFWIPGDWSVAAKSAWFGVAYFLVNSSLSLYHVPYSAMAAEMTMDSRERLSLVGYKEIAARLSVLLAVMVSPLLVSAAPDAVTGHRWVGILAGTLISLSGLVAFFSTAKAPSTNIERHTVDWRTQLRTLLSNKPLAYLSGAFLFSSAIDAFYSAMLIYLLTIVLQQDGAVMGVLYPIGSLTAIVMTPVWSKIAQRIGKRAAYSVAFACASVAFALSFLLSPGHFWPLIPFMMLVGASMAGLFLLPGAMVPDTVDHDAEISGLRREGTIYGAWICVQQTGMALGAFLVGVYLDLIGHQSAPRPSAATTEPTLIKFGFAFGPLLLAIAAILLLRKYTLASRSGDEESKVSCVLSVLYKE from the coding sequence GTGAAGGCTATCGCCGCCAAAGTGCTTCCATTCGGCGTGAAACTCGGATGGGCCATCGGCGAGTTCGCGATCGCCTGCCATATGGCGATCGTCAGCATATTCCTGCTCTTCTATCTCACCGACGTGCAGCATATTCCCGCGGCGCTGGCTGGCACATTGCTGCTTGTCCCGCGCATCTGGAACATCATTACCGATCCGCTGATGGGCGCGATTTCCGACCGCGTCAAAACGCGTTGGGGCCGGCGGCGCCCGTTCCTTCTTGCGGGCTCGGTGTTGTGGGGCGCGTCCTTCGCCGCGCTGTTCTGGATTCCGGGCGACTGGAGCGTGGCCGCCAAATCGGCATGGTTCGGCGTCGCCTATTTCCTCGTCAACAGCAGTCTCAGCCTTTACCATGTTCCCTATTCGGCGATGGCAGCCGAAATGACCATGGACAGCCGCGAGCGCTTGTCGCTTGTAGGCTACAAGGAAATCGCCGCGCGGCTGTCCGTTTTGCTGGCAGTCATGGTGAGCCCGCTTCTGGTTTCCGCGGCGCCTGACGCCGTCACAGGGCACCGGTGGGTGGGTATCCTGGCGGGAACGCTCATTTCGCTTTCGGGCCTGGTGGCATTTTTCTCGACGGCCAAAGCGCCCTCCACGAATATCGAACGGCACACGGTAGACTGGCGAACCCAGCTACGCACCCTGCTGAGCAACAAGCCTCTGGCTTATCTGTCCGGGGCGTTTCTGTTCAGCTCCGCCATCGACGCTTTCTACAGCGCGATGCTTATCTATCTGCTGACGATCGTGCTGCAGCAGGATGGCGCCGTCATGGGAGTCCTTTATCCCATAGGATCGCTGACCGCGATCGTCATGACTCCGGTCTGGAGCAAGATCGCACAGCGCATCGGCAAGCGCGCCGCCTACAGCGTTGCATTCGCGTGCGCGAGCGTGGCGTTCGCCTTGTCGTTCCTCCTGTCGCCGGGGCATTTCTGGCCGCTGATTCCCTTCATGATGCTCGTGGGCGCGTCGATGGCGGGGCTGTTCCTGCTCCCGGGCGCAATGGTGCCCGATACCGTCGACCATGATGCGGAGATCAGCGGGCTACGCCGTGAAGGCACGATTTACGGTGCCTGGATCTGCGTCCAGCAAACCGGGATGGCGCTGGGGGCGTTTCTCGTGGGCGTGTATCTCGATCTCATCGGTCACCAATCCGCGCCGCGGCCGTCCGCCGCGACGACCGAGCCCACCCTCATCAAGTTCGGTTTTGCTTTCGGGCCCTTGTTGCTGGCCATCGCCGCGATCCTTCTGCTCCGGAAATACACCCTTGCAAGCCGGTCTGGTGACGAGGAATCCAAAGTTTCTTGTGTCTTATCAGTGCTTTACAAGGAGTAG
- a CDS encoding helix-turn-helix domain-containing protein, whose translation MIADDRFLKGNNALAERNVKAKRAANPEKNTRSQGSAIASILKTLRTRAGLTTSKLAERSDVSMSTISKIESGQLSPGYETILRLSLGLEVDVAELFNPSPRGLSSGRRGVTRRGQGMILESPRYIYEALAADVSNKEFLPLFTIIKPGGQFDPLDMPAHEGEEFVYVCSGEVTLHSEHYEPLVLEPGDSVYFDSRGGHVLVGSETEETRILWICSHRDALRVAHDSAEPFS comes from the coding sequence ATGATAGCTGACGATAGATTTCTTAAAGGAAATAATGCGTTGGCGGAGCGGAATGTGAAAGCGAAACGGGCTGCAAATCCCGAAAAAAACACGCGTAGCCAAGGCTCCGCTATCGCTTCGATCCTCAAGACATTGCGGACGCGTGCCGGTTTGACGACCAGCAAGCTCGCGGAGCGCAGCGACGTTTCGATGTCGACGATATCGAAGATCGAAAGCGGCCAGCTATCGCCAGGCTATGAGACGATCCTCCGATTGTCGCTGGGGCTGGAGGTCGACGTCGCCGAATTGTTCAACCCGTCGCCGCGCGGCCTGTCCAGCGGCCGGCGCGGCGTGACGCGGCGAGGTCAGGGGATGATCCTCGAGTCTCCGCGATATATCTACGAAGCGCTCGCCGCCGATGTATCGAACAAGGAATTTCTTCCGCTCTTCACGATCATCAAACCCGGCGGCCAGTTCGATCCGCTCGATATGCCCGCGCACGAGGGCGAAGAATTCGTCTATGTCTGCAGCGGCGAAGTCACGCTCCACAGCGAGCATTATGAGCCGCTGGTCCTCGAACCCGGCGACAGCGTCTATTTCGACAGCCGCGGCGGACATGTTCTCGTCGGCTCGGAAACCGAGGAAACGAGGATCCTGTGGATATGCTCGCATCGCGACGCGCTCCGCGTAGCCCATGATAGCGCGGAACCTTTCAGCTGA
- the dinB gene encoding DNA polymerase IV has translation MQDGDDHGSDDGADAPVRKIIHVDMDAFYASVEQRDDPSLRGKPVAVGGSSRRGVVAAASYEARKFGVRSAMPSITAKRQCPGLIFVPPRFEVYRDISHQIRAIFRDYADEVEPLSLDEAYLDVSADKAGLGSATAAAKLIRQRIRAETGLTASAGVSYNKFIAKLASDQNKPDGITIIPPGKGAAFVQTLSIRRFHGIGPVTAAKMEGLGVFSGADLADKDPMWLAEHFGNSAEWLFNLARGIDHRRVKSNRPLKSLGGERTFFNDLITDTEIREALAHVCTVVWDRAAKKGARGRTVTLKLRYADFRTITRAKSVAAPILDGNSLLAAGEAILAPLLPTEQGIRLLGVTLSKFEGEEDDEEDAAAATTIDLLSLLGQ, from the coding sequence GTGCAAGACGGCGACGATCATGGATCCGACGACGGCGCGGACGCCCCGGTCCGCAAGATCATCCATGTCGATATGGATGCCTTTTATGCCTCGGTCGAACAGCGCGACGATCCGTCGCTGCGGGGCAAGCCTGTGGCGGTCGGCGGCTCGTCGCGGCGCGGCGTCGTTGCCGCCGCCAGCTATGAAGCCCGCAAGTTCGGCGTTCGCTCGGCGATGCCCAGCATCACCGCGAAGCGCCAGTGCCCCGGCCTCATCTTCGTGCCCCCGCGCTTCGAGGTTTATCGCGACATCTCGCACCAGATCCGCGCGATCTTCCGCGACTATGCCGACGAGGTCGAACCACTGTCGCTCGACGAAGCCTATCTCGACGTCAGCGCCGACAAGGCCGGGCTCGGCAGCGCGACCGCAGCGGCAAAGCTGATCCGCCAGCGCATCCGCGCCGAAACCGGCCTCACCGCCTCCGCCGGCGTCTCGTACAATAAATTTATCGCGAAACTCGCCTCGGACCAAAACAAACCCGACGGCATCACGATCATCCCGCCCGGCAAGGGCGCCGCCTTCGTCCAGACACTCTCGATCCGCCGCTTTCATGGGATCGGCCCGGTAACCGCGGCGAAGATGGAGGGGCTCGGCGTTTTTTCGGGCGCCGATCTTGCGGACAAGGATCCGATGTGGCTTGCCGAGCACTTCGGCAACAGCGCCGAATGGCTCTTCAACCTCGCGCGCGGGATCGACCATCGCCGCGTCAAGTCGAACCGTCCGCTGAAATCGCTCGGCGGCGAACGGACCTTCTTCAACGACCTGATCACCGACACCGAAATCCGCGAGGCGCTTGCGCATGTCTGCACCGTCGTGTGGGACCGGGCGGCGAAAAAGGGCGCGCGCGGCCGCACGGTGACGCTCAAGCTGCGCTACGCCGATTTCCGCACGATCACGCGGGCCAAATCGGTCGCCGCGCCGATCCTCGACGGCAATTCGCTGCTCGCCGCGGGCGAAGCCATATTGGCGCCTCTGCTCCCCACCGAACAAGGAATCCGCCTGCTCGGCGTCACGCTGAGCAAGTTCGAAGGCGAGGAGGATGACGAGGAGGACGCCGCCGCCGCGACGACAATCGATCTTTTGAGTCTGCTCGGACAATAG
- the tnpA gene encoding IS66-like element accessory protein TnpA has protein sequence MSEDIEVARASTLVSGHMSNHMSSQIAVVAGRRRWSADEKLSILRETFGSGGSISATCKRHAIGSGLLYTWRRQALAGDLTGTKRASPPSFAEVEVSVPTVALMGTGHIGIELPSGVRLTVDARVDAGALARVMSILVR, from the coding sequence ATGAGCGAGGATATCGAGGTGGCGAGAGCGAGCACTCTCGTGAGTGGTCATATGAGTAATCATATGAGTAGTCAGATCGCTGTGGTTGCCGGGCGCCGCCGCTGGTCGGCGGACGAGAAGCTGTCCATTCTGCGCGAGACGTTTGGCTCCGGTGGCTCGATCAGCGCTACCTGCAAGCGGCACGCGATCGGCAGCGGACTCCTCTATACTTGGCGCCGGCAAGCACTGGCGGGCGATCTGACCGGAACGAAGCGCGCGTCGCCGCCGTCGTTTGCCGAAGTCGAGGTGTCGGTGCCGACCGTAGCGTTGATGGGAACCGGCCACATCGGGATCGAGCTCCCGTCGGGTGTGCGGCTCACCGTCGATGCGAGGGTTGATGCCGGGGCATTGGCTCGGGTGATGTCCATCCTTGTCCGATGA
- a CDS encoding tyrosine-type recombinase/integrase produces MALSDIAIRNAKPREKPYKMGDSLGLFLLVQPSGGKLWRLKYRVDGREKKLGLGNYPEIGLSEARRRRDDARRLIADGRDPSLEKQREKARARIEAANTFGSIADEYCRKRRRDGERAWASATATRSEYLLSQLAISIGRVPVAEIGPADVLAAVRRIEERGNLESARRTLQLASSVFRYAVATARLPSDPTRDLRGALLTPKVTHYGAITDPKKAGELLLAIDGYDGHAVTKIALKIAPHVFVRPGELRQAQWGEIDLDAALWIIPAERMKMRKPHHVPLSRQAVELFKSLQSLSGTSGYAFPSIRTRRRPMSDNTLNAALRRLGYSGDDMTAHGFRAMASTLLNEEGIWTPDAIERALAHGDGDKVRAAYHRGAHWKERVIMAQWWSDHLDGLRQEAAAGCRD; encoded by the coding sequence ATGGCACTTTCTGACATCGCGATCCGGAACGCTAAACCGCGCGAGAAGCCATATAAGATGGGTGATTCGCTCGGACTCTTTTTGCTGGTTCAGCCTAGCGGCGGTAAGTTGTGGCGGTTGAAATATCGGGTTGATGGTCGCGAGAAAAAGCTTGGATTGGGCAACTACCCCGAAATCGGCCTGAGCGAGGCCCGCCGGCGCCGTGACGATGCGCGTCGCCTGATCGCGGATGGGAGGGACCCTTCTCTCGAAAAGCAACGCGAGAAGGCGCGTGCTCGAATCGAGGCCGCCAATACATTTGGCTCTATCGCTGACGAATATTGCCGCAAGCGGCGGCGCGATGGCGAGCGTGCCTGGGCTAGCGCCACAGCGACGAGGAGCGAGTATCTTCTATCGCAACTCGCTATCTCGATTGGTCGCGTGCCTGTTGCCGAAATCGGACCTGCTGACGTGCTCGCCGCTGTTCGGAGGATCGAGGAGAGGGGCAATCTCGAAAGCGCGCGGCGTACGTTGCAGCTCGCAAGCAGCGTGTTCCGCTACGCGGTTGCGACTGCCCGGTTGCCTTCGGACCCGACGCGAGATCTGCGCGGCGCGCTCTTGACGCCAAAAGTCACGCACTATGGGGCGATCACTGATCCCAAGAAAGCAGGCGAGTTGCTCCTCGCGATCGATGGCTATGACGGTCATGCCGTAACCAAGATCGCTTTGAAGATCGCGCCGCATGTTTTTGTCCGCCCGGGCGAGTTGCGGCAAGCGCAATGGGGCGAAATCGATCTCGATGCAGCGCTTTGGATTATCCCCGCGGAAAGGATGAAGATGCGAAAGCCTCATCATGTGCCTCTGTCGCGTCAGGCTGTCGAACTTTTCAAATCGCTGCAATCGCTTTCGGGGACAAGCGGATATGCTTTTCCATCGATCCGCACGCGACGGCGTCCTATGTCCGACAATACTCTCAATGCTGCACTGCGCCGGCTCGGATATTCAGGCGACGACATGACGGCGCATGGTTTCCGGGCGATGGCGAGCACCTTGCTTAACGAGGAGGGGATATGGACGCCCGATGCCATCGAGCGAGCGCTCGCACATGGAGACGGTGACAAGGTCCGGGCAGCTTATCATCGCGGTGCTCACTGGAAAGAACGGGTAATAATGGCACAGTGGTGGAGCGATCATCTGGATGGACTGCGACAAGAGGCCGCCGCCGGATGCCGGGACTAA